A part of Thermocrinis jamiesonii genomic DNA contains:
- a CDS encoding GTP-binding protein, which yields MAKEKFVRDKEHVNVGTIGHVDHGKSTLTS from the coding sequence ATGGCAAAGGAGAAGTTTGTAAGAGATAAGGAGCACGTCAACGTAGGAACCATAGGACACGTAGACCACGGCAAATCTACCCTTACCTCT